The Borreliella mayonii genome has a segment encoding these proteins:
- the jag gene encoding RNA-binding cell elongation regulator Jag/EloR → MSYEFYGKTEQEAIKKAMRDLELKEGEFDVEILDKERVGFLFKKEMIKIRVSPHVKEAKKGGFEIKIGDEICDKILEFVKEMLIKMGYSVHLTIEPKEGGYVKISIETDSPNILIGREGKNLDSLQLLTNVYASKLIGENSAFNRVILDIGDYRERFKSRFINLAINSFHKVKRTRRSILLPSMNPFERRIVHTTLNRYSDIKTESEGDGNIKRIRVSYVRNNRFGINNSRSYQKRDIGFKK, encoded by the coding sequence ATGAGCTATGAATTTTACGGAAAAACCGAACAAGAAGCAATAAAGAAGGCAATGAGAGATCTAGAATTAAAAGAAGGTGAGTTTGATGTAGAAATTTTAGATAAAGAAAGAGTTGGATTTTTATTTAAGAAAGAAATGATTAAAATAAGGGTTTCTCCTCATGTAAAGGAGGCTAAAAAAGGCGGCTTTGAAATTAAAATTGGTGATGAAATTTGTGATAAAATTTTAGAATTTGTAAAAGAAATGCTAATTAAAATGGGATATTCTGTACATTTGACAATAGAGCCCAAAGAAGGGGGATATGTTAAGATTTCTATTGAGACAGATAGTCCAAATATTTTGATTGGACGAGAGGGTAAAAATTTAGATTCTTTACAGCTTTTAACAAATGTTTATGCCTCTAAGCTTATTGGTGAAAATAGTGCTTTTAATAGGGTCATATTGGATATTGGAGATTATAGAGAGCGATTTAAATCTAGGTTTATTAATTTAGCAATAAATTCTTTTCATAAAGTCAAAAGAACCAGGCGTTCTATTTTGTTGCCATCAATGAATCCTTTTGAAAGAAGAATTGTTCATACAACTTTAAATCGTTATAGTGACATAAAAACTGAAAGCGAAGGAGATGGAAATATAAAAAGAATAAGAGTCTCTTATGTTAGAAACAATAGGTTTGGTATCAATAATTCTCGCAGTTATCAAAAAAGAGATATTGGTTTTAAAAAATAA
- a CDS encoding NAD-dependent epimerase, translating to MKIFLTGIAGFIGFHVAKKLVEKGHEVLGIDVLNDYYDLKFKHERLEALGFCSKDVKTRKIIKSEKYNNLSFAYIDILNKDKLLELFKEHKFTHVCHLAAQAGIRDSLENPDSYVSINIVGFFNVLDVCRVYKENIKHFVYASTSSVYGINENIPSSEDSITDHPLNLYAASKKSNEMIAHAYSASFNIPTTGLRFFTVYGTYGRPDMALYLFSDGIKNDKPINIFNNGNMARDFTYVSDIADGVYKVLKNPAKSDCNFDVKNPNSSTSSFPYRIYNIGTGHATKLLDFIRELEANFDKKALKNYMPMQKADVVESCCDILKLKNDVGYEAKISIKEGIKEFSQWYKMLESTKKV from the coding sequence ATGAAGATTTTTTTAACCGGAATTGCAGGTTTTATTGGATTTCATGTAGCTAAAAAGCTTGTAGAAAAAGGGCATGAAGTTTTAGGCATAGATGTATTAAATGATTATTATGACCTCAAATTTAAGCATGAAAGGTTAGAGGCTTTAGGTTTTTGTTCTAAGGATGTCAAAACCCGTAAGATTATTAAGAGTGAAAAATATAATAATTTATCTTTTGCTTATATTGATATACTAAATAAAGATAAACTGTTAGAACTTTTTAAAGAGCATAAATTTACGCATGTTTGTCATTTGGCTGCTCAAGCAGGTATTAGAGATAGTCTTGAAAATCCTGATAGCTATGTTTCAATAAATATTGTTGGGTTTTTTAATGTTTTAGACGTATGTAGAGTTTATAAAGAGAACATCAAACATTTTGTTTATGCTTCAACATCATCGGTTTATGGTATAAATGAAAATATACCGTCTAGTGAAGATTCTATTACAGATCACCCTTTAAATTTATATGCAGCTAGTAAAAAATCTAATGAGATGATAGCGCATGCTTATAGTGCGTCTTTTAATATTCCTACAACAGGGCTTAGATTTTTTACGGTTTATGGAACCTATGGAAGGCCCGATATGGCTTTATATTTATTTTCAGATGGAATTAAAAATGATAAACCCATTAATATTTTTAACAATGGAAATATGGCCAGGGATTTTACATATGTGAGCGATATTGCAGATGGTGTTTACAAGGTGTTGAAAAATCCGGCTAAGAGTGATTGTAATTTTGACGTTAAAAATCCAAATTCGTCAACATCTTCTTTCCCTTACAGAATATATAATATAGGAACTGGACACGCAACTAAATTGCTAGATTTTATTAGAGAGCTTGAAGCAAATTTTGATAAAAAGGCCTTAAAAAATTATATGCCTATGCAAAAAGCAGATGTTGTGGAAAGCTGTTGTGATATTTTAAAGCTTAAAAATGATGTGGGGTATGAGGCTAAAATTTCTATTAAAGAAGGAATAAAAGAATTTTCACAGTGGTATAAAATGTTAGAGTCTACCAAGAAGGTTTGA